A genomic segment from Legionella micdadei encodes:
- a CDS encoding mannose-1-phosphate guanylyltransferase/mannose-6-phosphate isomerase, producing the protein MRLIPTILCGGAGSRLWPVSRELHPKPFIHVADGQSLLQKTFLRGAQLPGVKEILTVTNRELFFKTTDEYRETHQTGLSLSYILEPFGRNTAAAIIAAALQIKAMYADEEALMLVLPADHLITDQIAFARAIAEATKLAQQGKLVTFGIQPTSPETGYGYIEAKGNKVLRFVEKPSLEKAQEYLDSGRFFWNSGMFCFNVKTLLQEVELHCPEIFVATQACIQCSETATGKDFIQLELNAETFSAVPEDSIDYALIEKSQQVAVVPCQIGWSDIGSWSALGELVESDSNGNRIEGEALLHEVANCYIRGKDRLIAAVGIEDLFIIDTADALLVADKARAQDIKAIYSQLKKQGHEAHKVHRTVHRPWGTYTVLEEGARFKIKRIEVKPGASLSLQMHYHRNEHWIVVSGVAKVINGDKEIIVNTNESTYVPAGHKHRLENPGLTNLVMIEVQSGEYMGEDDIVRFEDVYGRVKA; encoded by the coding sequence ATGCGTTTAATACCAACGATTTTATGTGGTGGGGCGGGATCCAGGTTGTGGCCTGTTTCCCGTGAATTGCACCCCAAGCCTTTTATTCATGTGGCTGATGGGCAAAGTTTATTGCAAAAAACCTTTTTGCGAGGTGCGCAATTACCAGGCGTTAAGGAAATTCTTACAGTAACTAACCGTGAGTTGTTCTTTAAAACGACTGATGAGTATCGTGAAACCCATCAGACCGGGCTATCGTTGTCCTACATTCTTGAGCCTTTTGGCCGGAATACTGCGGCTGCCATTATTGCCGCTGCTTTACAGATCAAGGCAATGTATGCGGATGAAGAAGCGCTTATGCTGGTGTTGCCTGCTGATCACTTAATCACCGATCAGATTGCCTTTGCCCGGGCAATTGCAGAAGCAACAAAACTGGCACAGCAAGGGAAACTCGTCACGTTTGGAATTCAACCTACTAGTCCAGAAACAGGTTATGGCTATATCGAAGCTAAAGGAAACAAAGTATTACGATTCGTAGAGAAACCGAGCTTAGAGAAAGCCCAAGAATACTTAGATTCAGGACGCTTTTTCTGGAATTCGGGTATGTTCTGCTTTAATGTCAAAACATTATTACAAGAAGTGGAATTGCACTGTCCGGAGATTTTTGTTGCCACTCAAGCCTGCATTCAATGTTCGGAGACAGCTACGGGTAAAGATTTCATCCAGCTTGAATTGAACGCAGAAACGTTTAGCGCAGTTCCTGAAGATTCAATCGACTATGCGCTTATTGAAAAGTCACAACAAGTTGCGGTTGTCCCTTGTCAAATTGGTTGGAGTGATATCGGCTCCTGGAGTGCTTTGGGCGAGTTGGTTGAGTCAGATAGTAATGGAAACCGCATTGAGGGTGAAGCACTACTTCACGAAGTTGCGAATTGCTATATCCGAGGTAAAGACCGATTGATTGCTGCTGTAGGTATAGAAGATCTCTTTATTATTGATACTGCCGATGCGCTCTTAGTTGCTGATAAAGCGCGTGCGCAAGACATTAAAGCAATTTATAGCCAGCTAAAAAAACAAGGGCATGAAGCTCATAAAGTACACCGCACTGTCCATCGGCCGTGGGGAACTTATACCGTCCTTGAAGAAGGAGCACGGTTTAAAATAAAACGAATCGAAGTAAAACCAGGCGCAAGCCTTAGTTTGCAAATGCATTATCATCGGAACGAACATTGGATTGTCGTGAGTGGAGTTGCGAAGGTAATCAATGGAGACAAGGAAATCATAGTTAATACAAATGAATCCACCTACGTTCCAGCAGGACACAAACATCGTTTGGAAAATCCCGGTTTAACTAATCTGGTGATGATTGAGGTTCAAAGCGGCGAATACATGGGTGAGGATGATATCGTGCGCTTTGAAGATGTCTATGGTCGGGTCAAAGCCTAA
- the lipA gene encoding lipoyl synthase: MSKLIDIPVIVESGRKYKTAQGITAIKDGVKTTESPAERLPKPKWLRIVNHTTPAYSKVKQQVTQHRLATVCEEAKCPNIAECWSHGTATIMLMGAVCTRACRFCSVDTGNPHGWLDSQEPENTANTVALMNLDYVVLTSVNRDDLPDGGAQHYAATIRAIKARCPNTKIEALTPDFQGIEKDVATLLDSGVDVFAQNVETVERLTHPVRDNRAGYWQTLNVLAFAKRYRPDVLTKTSLMLGLGETNEEIIKTMDDLRAQNIDILTLGQYLQPTKNHLPVTRYVTPETFMELREIGLKKGFFEVASGPLVRSSYRADRVFKRDNLGL; the protein is encoded by the coding sequence ATGAGTAAACTAATCGACATTCCAGTTATAGTTGAAAGCGGACGTAAGTATAAAACTGCACAGGGAATAACCGCGATTAAAGATGGAGTTAAAACAACGGAATCTCCTGCTGAGCGCCTACCAAAACCGAAATGGTTGCGTATTGTAAACCACACAACTCCCGCCTATAGCAAAGTCAAACAGCAGGTTACACAGCATCGCTTGGCCACAGTTTGTGAAGAAGCAAAATGTCCTAACATTGCTGAATGTTGGTCCCATGGTACCGCCACGATTATGCTGATGGGTGCTGTCTGTACACGAGCTTGCCGTTTTTGTTCGGTAGACACAGGCAATCCTCACGGCTGGTTAGATTCCCAAGAACCTGAAAATACTGCCAACACAGTTGCTCTAATGAACCTTGACTACGTTGTATTAACATCAGTAAATCGAGATGATTTGCCAGATGGGGGAGCCCAGCATTATGCAGCTACTATTCGCGCTATCAAAGCCCGTTGCCCTAATACAAAAATTGAGGCATTAACACCAGATTTCCAAGGGATAGAGAAAGATGTAGCTACGCTTTTAGACAGCGGTGTCGATGTCTTTGCGCAAAATGTTGAAACAGTGGAACGGTTAACCCATCCTGTTCGTGACAACCGAGCAGGATACTGGCAAACGCTAAACGTGTTAGCTTTTGCTAAGCGATATCGTCCGGATGTTTTAACCAAAACAAGCTTGATGTTAGGACTTGGCGAAACCAATGAAGAAATCATCAAGACGATGGATGATTTACGCGCACAAAATATAGATATACTGACACTGGGACAATACCTCCAACCTACTAAAAACCATCTGCCTGTTACACGTTATGTCACGCCAGAAACCTTTATGGAGTTACGCGAAATTGGCTTAAAAAAAGGCTTCTTTGAAGTAGCATCTGGCCCATTAGTACGCTCAAGCTATCGTGCTGATCGGGTTTTCAAACGAGATAATTTAGGTTTGTAA
- a CDS encoding CDGSH iron-sulfur domain-containing protein: MKKKTAQPQFFPIAYEVEEGRTYYWCSCGKSKTQPLCDRMDCGDKAIPYHAELTETVYFCGCKKTNDPPLCDGSHAKVLMEYLKNKK, encoded by the coding sequence ATGAAAAAGAAAACCGCACAGCCGCAATTTTTCCCAATTGCTTATGAAGTTGAAGAGGGAAGAACCTATTACTGGTGCAGTTGTGGAAAAAGTAAAACTCAACCGCTCTGTGATCGCATGGATTGTGGTGATAAAGCGATTCCTTATCACGCGGAGCTCACTGAAACAGTGTATTTTTGCGGTTGTAAAAAAACCAATGATCCCCCTTTATGTGATGGTTCTCATGCCAAAGTGCTGATGGAATATCTAAAAAATAAGAAATAG
- a CDS encoding CBS domain-containing protein, protein MAHLIYSALPQPRRPIVYVNPKATVAQCIDIMIKENIGAVVVFEGKNLMGMVTERDIVRSCLQRALDPNKATAADVVYTDVSVLNLFDPVEKAMETITETKRRHILIEENGEIVAILSIGDLLFHLLEDKTRVIEQLENYIHTF, encoded by the coding sequence ATGGCTCATCTAATTTATTCAGCGCTACCTCAGCCGAGGCGTCCTATTGTTTATGTGAATCCCAAGGCCACAGTTGCTCAATGTATTGATATTATGATCAAGGAAAACATTGGGGCTGTCGTGGTGTTTGAGGGTAAAAATCTTATGGGCATGGTCACTGAGCGAGATATCGTTAGGTCATGCTTACAACGGGCATTAGACCCAAACAAAGCCACCGCTGCTGATGTTGTTTATACTGACGTCAGTGTACTCAACCTTTTTGATCCTGTCGAAAAGGCGATGGAAACAATCACTGAAACCAAAAGACGTCATATTCTAATCGAAGAGAATGGAGAGATCGTTGCAATACTTTCAATAGGTGATTTGCTTTTCCATTTACTTGAGGATAAAACGCGAGTTATCGAGCAACTAGAAAATTATATTCATACATTCTGA
- a CDS encoding RT0821/Lpp0805 family surface protein, producing MKKIVLVSSLSLSVLLTSCAQVTNEGVGTVTGGVVGGLLGSQFGGGSGKFAAAAGGALIGAYLGGNIGRTMDRLDRLEMQKALETAPTGRVVTWSNPDTGNRYTVQPTRTYYTNEQPCREYITKAIIGGKPQQIYGKACRQADGSWRVVG from the coding sequence ATGAAAAAAATAGTGTTGGTATCATCACTTTCCCTTTCAGTTTTACTGACAAGCTGTGCTCAAGTAACCAATGAAGGTGTAGGCACGGTAACCGGAGGCGTAGTTGGAGGTCTTTTAGGCAGCCAATTTGGTGGTGGTTCAGGCAAATTTGCTGCAGCTGCAGGTGGTGCCCTTATTGGTGCTTATCTTGGTGGTAACATAGGTCGTACCATGGATAGGCTTGATCGATTGGAGATGCAAAAAGCTTTAGAAACTGCACCTACAGGACGCGTTGTCACTTGGTCAAACCCTGATACAGGTAACCGCTATACTGTTCAGCCAACAAGAACTTATTATACAAATGAGCAACCTTGTCGCGAATACATTACTAAAGCAATTATCGGTGGTAAGCCTCAACAGATTTATGGTAAAGCTTGCCGTCAAGCAGATGGTTCTTGGAGAGTAGTAGGATAA
- the alr gene encoding alanine racemase, producing MARPTRVQIDENALLHNVNKVKHCAPNRKIIAMVKANAYGCGIPAVVPVLEGHVDAFGVACLEEAMAIRALGVRSDCVLFQGVFSADELRVAAAQHFQCVIHQPHQLRWLLSTPLPSKIKLWVKVNTGMHRLGFPPQEIYEVMAALANCPWIDPEIGLMTHLACADEPKNSANQNQMRVFRELNLPEGRFITSIGNSAAILALPNTHADVVRPGIMLYGVSPFAHQTGQELGLIPVMRFVSAISAIHHHPAQARIGYGGTWQTKRPSIIGVVAAGYGDGYPRHIAENTPVSVNGYEAPIVGRVSMDMLTVDLTDCPEVKIGDPVELWGKYIPVETVALSAGTIAYELLCQFSPRVRQDRLLL from the coding sequence GTGGCAAGACCCACTCGCGTGCAAATTGATGAAAATGCTCTTTTACACAACGTAAATAAAGTAAAACACTGTGCTCCAAATAGAAAAATCATCGCCATGGTTAAAGCGAACGCATACGGCTGCGGTATACCCGCAGTTGTGCCTGTGCTTGAAGGCCATGTGGATGCTTTTGGTGTAGCTTGCTTAGAAGAAGCAATGGCCATTCGTGCACTTGGTGTCCGCAGCGATTGCGTGTTATTTCAGGGGGTATTCAGCGCGGATGAATTACGTGTGGCAGCTGCGCAACATTTTCAATGTGTTATCCATCAGCCTCATCAACTGCGCTGGCTGTTGTCCACGCCATTGCCTAGCAAAATAAAATTGTGGGTAAAAGTGAATACAGGAATGCACCGTTTAGGTTTCCCGCCACAGGAAATCTATGAAGTTATGGCTGCTTTGGCAAATTGCCCATGGATTGATCCAGAAATTGGTCTAATGACTCATTTAGCTTGTGCTGATGAGCCAAAGAATTCGGCAAACCAAAACCAAATGCGCGTATTCAGAGAGTTGAACTTGCCTGAAGGAAGATTCATCACAAGTATTGGCAATTCAGCCGCAATCCTTGCTTTACCTAATACTCATGCTGATGTGGTGCGTCCCGGGATTATGCTTTATGGTGTTTCTCCTTTTGCCCATCAAACAGGCCAAGAACTGGGGCTCATTCCAGTTATGCGCTTTGTTTCGGCCATAAGTGCTATTCACCATCATCCTGCACAAGCACGCATAGGTTATGGAGGAACTTGGCAAACCAAAAGACCCTCGATAATTGGTGTGGTTGCTGCAGGTTATGGCGACGGTTATCCGCGGCATATTGCAGAGAATACTCCTGTTTCGGTAAATGGTTATGAGGCACCTATAGTAGGACGGGTGTCGATGGATATGTTAACTGTCGATTTAACTGATTGTCCGGAGGTAAAGATTGGTGATCCTGTGGAGCTATGGGGAAAATATATCCCTGTAGAGACCGTTGCATTGTCCGCTGGAACAATCGCTTACGAATTGCTCTGCCAATTCTCTCCTCGAGTTCGCCAGGACAGGCTTTTACTCTAG
- the dnaB gene encoding replicative DNA helicase: MTEVQSRKKTIDPLKRPPHSAEAEQSIIGGLMLDNQVWDKISSKLCETDFYRTEHRILYRAIAELAKKNQPFDVVTLLDILKSTNELDDAGGETYLFELANNTPSVANVSAYADIVREKSVQRQLITVANDIADSAYNPVGRNVTELLDFAETKVFAIAEQTGGDGGPESIKSILVKAVERIDALYHNGDSVTGLATGLSDLDEMTSGLQPSDLIIVAGRPSMGKTTLVMNMAEHAAIKANKPVLVFSMEMPADSLAMRMMSSLGRIDQHRIRTGKLDDEDWPRVTSAVHMLSEAPLFIDDTPALSPAEMRARCRRLAKEQGKLGLIVVDYLQLMQVPGFKADNRTAEISEISRSLKALAKELEVPVIALSQLNRSLEQRHDKRPVMSDLRESGAIEQDADLICFIYRDEVYNEDSPDKGIAEIIVAKQRNGPIGKVRVAFLGKYTRFEDLAFNGYQGVD, translated from the coding sequence ATGACTGAAGTTCAAAGCCGAAAAAAAACCATCGATCCGTTAAAGCGGCCACCCCATTCTGCTGAAGCTGAGCAGTCGATTATTGGCGGATTGATGCTCGATAACCAAGTTTGGGATAAAATCAGTTCAAAATTATGTGAAACTGATTTTTATCGCACCGAGCATCGAATTCTTTATCGAGCTATTGCTGAATTAGCCAAAAAAAATCAACCCTTTGATGTGGTCACCTTGCTCGATATTTTAAAATCGACCAATGAATTGGATGATGCAGGTGGTGAAACTTATCTCTTTGAATTAGCGAACAATACTCCGAGCGTTGCCAACGTTTCTGCTTATGCGGATATCGTGCGAGAAAAATCGGTGCAACGCCAATTAATTACCGTTGCCAATGACATTGCCGATTCGGCTTATAATCCTGTGGGTAGGAATGTCACTGAATTGCTTGATTTTGCAGAAACTAAGGTTTTTGCCATTGCTGAACAAACAGGGGGCGATGGAGGTCCTGAAAGCATTAAGTCCATCCTGGTAAAAGCAGTGGAACGAATCGATGCCCTTTATCATAATGGCGATTCCGTTACAGGGCTTGCGACTGGTCTTTCTGATTTGGATGAAATGACATCCGGTTTACAACCCTCTGATCTGATTATTGTGGCTGGCCGTCCATCAATGGGTAAAACTACTTTGGTGATGAACATGGCCGAGCATGCCGCCATCAAAGCAAATAAGCCCGTACTCGTTTTTTCGATGGAAATGCCGGCGGATTCTTTAGCCATGCGGATGATGTCATCCTTAGGCCGCATTGATCAGCATCGAATTCGAACCGGAAAGTTGGATGATGAAGATTGGCCGCGGGTGACTTCCGCCGTGCACATGCTCTCAGAAGCGCCGTTATTCATTGATGATACGCCAGCACTCAGCCCTGCAGAAATGCGGGCCCGTTGCCGGCGGTTAGCCAAAGAGCAAGGAAAATTAGGGTTGATTGTGGTGGATTATTTGCAGCTTATGCAAGTACCTGGCTTTAAAGCGGATAACCGTACCGCAGAAATTTCGGAAATATCTCGTAGCCTCAAAGCGTTGGCTAAAGAATTGGAAGTGCCGGTCATTGCTCTATCCCAGTTAAACCGTAGCCTGGAGCAGCGCCATGATAAGCGTCCGGTTATGTCAGATTTGCGTGAATCAGGGGCGATAGAGCAAGATGCTGATTTAATCTGCTTTATTTATCGTGATGAAGTTTATAATGAAGATAGTCCCGATAAAGGAATAGCTGAAATTATTGTGGCGAAACAACGGAATGGTCCGATAGGAAAAGTGAGAGTTGCCTTTCTTGGCAAATATACTCGTTTTGAAGATTTAGCGTTTAATGGTTATCAAGGGGTAGATTGA
- a CDS encoding DUF2147 domain-containing protein, with translation MFMPVVLAQSPAGTWTTIDDSTGQKRAVVNISESNGTISGTIVDVFPQPGDTGICEKCPGKFQGKPIKGLTFVWGLKDKGDGIWDGGQILDPKSGKIYRAKMTLEGNKLYVRGYIGISALGRTQVWVR, from the coding sequence ATGTTTATGCCGGTTGTATTAGCGCAGTCACCAGCGGGTACATGGACAACGATTGATGATTCAACAGGCCAAAAGAGAGCTGTTGTGAATATAAGTGAATCAAACGGTACGATAAGCGGAACCATAGTGGACGTATTTCCACAACCTGGTGATACTGGGATCTGCGAAAAATGCCCAGGAAAATTTCAAGGGAAGCCAATAAAAGGGTTAACGTTTGTTTGGGGGTTGAAGGACAAAGGTGATGGCATTTGGGATGGTGGACAAATACTTGATCCTAAGAGCGGCAAAATTTATCGGGCTAAAATGACTTTAGAAGGCAATAAACTCTATGTGCGCGGGTATATAGGTATTTCCGCATTAGGGCGTACACAAGTGTGGGTGCGCTAG
- a CDS encoding DEAD/DEAH box helicase, giving the protein MLKEALSRMASVFSPSVLMRGQEYQQKGYVLNIRLSEGLLKARVKGRSSQIYDVHLDLKKWPSIPARCSCPYSINCKHAAASLFSLQQRENYEIPAPVPNKLNLSLNAWLDSLREKEFEDQKPDNSHEIIYLIEPQFGDFEHRIVVRLAIAKRLKKGGLGKKAIFNTVTDSRKQYFRGKDEEIIASLLFKNGSRGWFDRLYLRNSELLEKILITNRAYLAGDTEPQLFLGEDLSAKLKWQLAANGAQFLALEEVDGGEVILPLLLDKPWYFDREECRIGYLESPYGSGQLRNLLNAPPVELDHAPLIAKQLAETHPELPEPRIYKERIIHKNQPSPLLIFDAIELNKNQLEPENNFLFIIDLFFDYEGLLVAKNETHSTLFRSEENQLFEIHRDLDFEERKVNELKQIIPTRSPKISEKIRANYDLRDELVLAHYKSEDDLPRLYNQVIPLLKNKGWRIEFAHSIYEEFIDADELEWFSELEEKGNDFFGYQLGILVDGKPVNIVPLVAELITQLGKDNIDNLPENERVKLPLSEGKTLQMSLGRIKPLLRFLLQYGLRHIKNEKSLQINRYQLVLMQETERAMASISARWQGNTMLQKQLQQLIHLTDLPTVETPRGLKTTLRDYQHQGLNWLQFLRTCRFGGILADDMGLGKTVQTLAHLQVEKEQGRLTKASLIVAPTSLVGNWFEEAKRFTPELKVFVFHGSERHNDNFDDYDLIISTYGLIQRDKTRFIDYPFYYLILDEAQSIKNAKTKTTQIIQQIQAVHRLCLSGTPLENHLGELWSLFHFLMPGLLGDAKQFRQFFKTPIEKLNDAERRNLLAKRVQPFMLRRSKNQVASELPEKTEMTRIIELTGSQRDLYEAIRMSMEKRVREAIAKQGIGKSHIVLLDALLKLRQVCCDPKLLSIPEAEIAHGTSAKMDALMELLDNLVDEGRKVLVFSQFTSMLELIEEQLRSRNYAYLKLTGQSQNRQILVNTFQEGHIPIFLISLKAGGTGLNLTRADTVIHYDPWWNPAIEDQATDRSHRIGQENPVFVYKLITSGTVEEAILTMQQKKRQLFEGILSDNANSMIGLTKSDVEQFFMPLIK; this is encoded by the coding sequence ATGCTAAAAGAGGCATTGTCACGGATGGCGAGCGTTTTTTCACCCTCTGTGTTAATGCGTGGGCAAGAATACCAACAGAAGGGATATGTACTAAATATCCGATTAAGCGAAGGGCTATTGAAGGCACGTGTTAAAGGGCGCTCAAGTCAGATATATGACGTCCATCTCGATCTAAAAAAATGGCCTTCTATTCCTGCACGTTGCAGTTGCCCTTACAGTATTAATTGCAAGCATGCTGCAGCAAGTTTGTTTTCGTTACAGCAACGAGAAAATTATGAAATCCCCGCTCCTGTTCCGAACAAGTTGAATCTTTCACTCAATGCCTGGTTAGATTCTTTACGCGAAAAGGAATTTGAAGACCAAAAGCCGGACAACAGTCATGAAATTATCTATTTGATTGAGCCGCAATTTGGTGATTTTGAACATCGTATTGTTGTAAGGCTTGCTATAGCCAAACGACTAAAAAAAGGTGGGCTAGGTAAAAAAGCTATTTTTAATACGGTGACAGACAGCAGAAAACAGTATTTCCGAGGTAAAGATGAAGAAATCATTGCTTCTTTACTTTTTAAGAATGGTTCTCGTGGTTGGTTCGATCGTTTGTATCTGCGCAACAGTGAATTACTTGAAAAAATTCTTATTACAAACCGAGCTTATTTAGCTGGCGACACAGAGCCGCAGCTCTTTTTGGGTGAGGATTTGTCAGCGAAATTAAAATGGCAGTTAGCTGCCAATGGGGCCCAATTTTTAGCATTAGAAGAGGTCGATGGGGGCGAAGTAATTTTGCCTTTGTTATTAGATAAACCTTGGTATTTTGATCGGGAGGAATGTCGGATTGGTTATTTAGAGAGCCCCTATGGTTCAGGGCAATTAAGAAATTTATTAAATGCACCGCCTGTAGAGTTGGATCATGCACCTTTAATTGCCAAACAATTGGCAGAAACTCATCCAGAGTTACCTGAACCTAGAATTTATAAAGAGCGAATTATTCATAAAAATCAGCCTAGTCCGCTTCTTATTTTTGATGCCATTGAACTGAATAAAAATCAACTTGAACCGGAGAATAATTTCTTATTCATTATAGATTTATTTTTTGATTATGAGGGTTTATTAGTCGCCAAAAACGAAACTCATAGCACACTGTTCCGTTCAGAAGAAAATCAGCTATTTGAGATTCATCGTGATCTGGATTTTGAAGAAAGAAAAGTAAATGAATTAAAGCAGATTATCCCTACGCGAAGCCCCAAAATTTCTGAAAAAATTCGTGCCAATTATGACTTGCGGGATGAGTTGGTTTTGGCTCATTATAAAAGCGAAGATGACTTACCGCGTTTGTATAATCAAGTTATCCCTCTATTAAAAAATAAGGGTTGGCGCATTGAGTTCGCACATTCTATTTACGAAGAATTTATCGATGCAGATGAACTAGAATGGTTTTCGGAACTTGAAGAAAAAGGGAATGATTTTTTCGGTTATCAGTTAGGGATTTTAGTGGATGGTAAACCAGTCAATATTGTGCCTTTGGTTGCCGAGCTTATTACGCAACTTGGTAAGGATAATATTGATAACTTACCCGAGAATGAACGTGTTAAATTACCATTGTCCGAAGGCAAAACTTTGCAAATGAGTTTAGGACGAATCAAGCCATTACTGCGATTTTTGTTGCAGTATGGTCTTCGCCATATCAAGAATGAAAAATCGCTGCAGATCAATCGCTACCAGTTGGTTTTAATGCAAGAAACTGAACGGGCGATGGCTTCTATTTCTGCCCGTTGGCAAGGAAATACGATGCTGCAGAAACAATTACAGCAATTGATTCATTTAACTGATCTCCCCACGGTTGAAACCCCTCGAGGATTAAAAACAACGCTTCGAGATTATCAACATCAGGGGTTAAATTGGTTACAATTTTTACGAACCTGCCGCTTTGGCGGCATTTTGGCGGATGATATGGGGTTAGGGAAAACAGTACAAACCTTAGCTCATTTACAAGTGGAAAAGGAGCAGGGGCGGTTAACAAAAGCAAGCTTAATTGTCGCTCCCACTAGCCTTGTTGGTAATTGGTTCGAAGAAGCAAAGCGTTTTACCCCCGAATTAAAGGTATTCGTTTTTCACGGCTCAGAACGTCACAATGACAATTTTGACGATTATGACTTGATTATTTCTACGTATGGCCTCATTCAACGCGATAAAACTCGCTTTATCGATTACCCTTTTTATTATTTAATTCTTGATGAAGCCCAATCCATCAAGAATGCTAAAACCAAAACAACACAAATCATTCAACAAATTCAAGCCGTGCACCGCCTTTGTTTATCAGGAACGCCTTTAGAAAATCACTTAGGCGAACTGTGGTCACTGTTCCATTTTCTAATGCCAGGTTTATTAGGTGATGCAAAGCAATTTCGCCAATTTTTTAAAACTCCCATTGAGAAACTCAATGATGCCGAAAGAAGAAATTTACTTGCAAAGCGAGTGCAACCCTTTATGTTACGCCGGAGTAAAAATCAAGTGGCAAGTGAATTGCCCGAAAAAACAGAGATGACTCGAATCATTGAATTAACTGGAAGCCAGCGTGATTTATACGAAGCAATCCGAATGAGCATGGAGAAAAGGGTCCGTGAAGCGATTGCAAAACAAGGAATTGGAAAAAGCCATATCGTCCTCTTAGATGCGTTACTCAAATTACGACAAGTCTGTTGCGATCCCAAACTGCTCTCCATACCCGAAGCAGAAATAGCCCATGGCACTTCAGCCAAAATGGATGCATTAATGGAATTACTTGATAATTTAGTGGATGAGGGGCGTAAGGTACTGGTGTTTTCGCAATTCACTTCCATGCTCGAATTAATCGAAGAGCAGCTCAGAAGCCGTAATTATGCATATTTGAAATTAACAGGGCAAAGTCAAAATCGCCAAATTTTAGTGAATACCTTCCAAGAAGGCCATATTCCCATATTTCTAATTAGCTTAAAGGCGGGGGGGACCGGGTTAAATTTAACCCGTGCCGATACAGTAATTCACTATGATCCCTGGTGGAATCCAGCTATCGAAGACCAAGCCACAGATCGCAGCCATCGCATAGGCCAAGAAAATCCTGTTTTTGTTTATAAATTGATTACCTCGGGGACAGTCGAAGAGGCAATTCTAACGATGCAACAGAAAAAACGTCAATTATTTGAGGGTATTTTATCAGACAATGCGAACAGCATGATTGGTTTGACGAAAAGCGATGTTGAACAGTTTTTCATGCCTTTAATTAAATAA